A section of the Corvus moneduloides isolate bCorMon1 chromosome 29, bCorMon1.pri, whole genome shotgun sequence genome encodes:
- the MEF2D gene encoding myocyte-specific enhancer factor 2D isoform X1, with protein sequence MGRKKIQIQRITDERNRQVTFTKRKFGLMKKAYELSVLCDCEIALIIFNHSNKLFQYASTDMDKVLLKYTEYNEPHESRTNADIIETLRKKGFNGCDSPEPDGDDSIDQSPLMEDKYRKGSEDLDILFKRYGSTVPAPNFAMPVTVPVTNQNTLQFSNPGSSLVTQSLVTSSLTDPRLLSPQQPALQRNTVSPGLPQRPASAGAMLGGDLNNTNGACPSPVGNGYVSARASPGLLPVSNGSSLGKIIPAKSPPPPSHGTQLAANSRKPDLRVITSQSGKGLMHHLTEDHLALQNTQRLGVSQATHSLTTPVVSVATPSLLTQGLPFSAMPTAYNTDYQLTSAELSSLPAFSSPGGLSLGNISAWQQQQQQQQQQQQQQQQQQQQQQQQQQQQQQQQPPQPQQQPQQQHLVPVSLGNLIQGSHLSHTTTLTVNTNPNISIKSEPVSPNRERNTATPLSTFPHQPRHEPTGRSPVDSLSSNTSSYEGSSERDDPARPDFGSSLGLLRPTSEPEGESPSVKRMRLDTWVT encoded by the exons atggggagaaaaaagatcCAGATCCAGCGGATCACGGACGAGCGCAATCGGCAG GTGACCTTCACCAAGCGCAAGTTCGGCTTGATGAAGAAGGCCTACGAGCTGAGTGTCCTGTGTGACTGCGAGATTGCCCTCATCATCTTCAACCACTCCAACAAGCTGTTCCAGTATGCCAGCACCGACATGGACAAGGTGCTGCTCAAGTACACCGAGTACAACGAGCCCCACGAGAGCCGGACCAACGCCGACATCATTGAG ACGTTAAGAAAGAAAGGTTTTAACGGCTGTGACAGCCCAGAGCCCGACGGCGACGACTCCATAGACCAGAGCCCCTTGATGGAGGATAAATACCGCAAAGGCAGCGAGGATCTGGATATCCTGTTCAAGCGATACGGT TCCACAGTGCCCGCTCCAAACTTCGCCATGCCCGTGACGGTGCCAGTGACCAACCAAAACACACTGCAGTTCAGCAACCCGGGCAGCTCGCTGGTGACCCAGTCCCTGGTGACCTCCTCGCTGACAGACCCCCGGCTCCTGTCGCCGCAGCAGCCTGCGTTGCAGAGGAACACGGTGTCCCCGGGGCTGCCGCAGCGGCCAGCCAGCGCAG GGGCGATGCTTGGGGGAGACCTGAACAACACGAACGGAGCCTGCCCGAGCCCCGTGG GAAATGGCTACGTGAGTGCCAGAGCCTCTCCGGGTCTCCTTCCCGTGTCCAatggcagcagcctgggcaaGATCATCCCGGCCAAgtccccgccgccgccctcgCACGGCACGCAGCTCGCCGCCAACAGCCGCAAGCCGGACCTGCGCGTGATCACCTCGCAGAGCGGGAAGGGGCTGATGCATCATCTG ACCGAGGACCACTTGGCTCTG CAAAACACACAGCGGTTGGGTGTCTCTCAGGCAACTCACTCTCTGACCACACCAGTTGTTTCCGTGGCGACTCCGAGTTTGCTGACACAGGGGCTGCCCTTCTCGGCCATGCCCACAGCGTACAACACAG aTTATCAGCTGACGAGCGCTGAGCTATCCTCGCTGCCGGCGTTCAGCTCACCTGGAGGGCTGTCCCTTGGCAACAtctctgcctggcagcagcagcagcagcaacagcagcagcaacagcagcagcagcaacaacaacagcaacagcagcagcagcaacaacagcagcagcagcagcagcagccgccgcagccgcagcagcagccgcagcagcagcacctggtcCCGGTGTCACTAGGAAACTTAAT ACAAGGGAGTCACTTGTCCCACACCACCACTTTGACTGTCAACACCAACCCCAACATCAGCATCAAGTCGGAGCCCGTCTCGCCCAACCGGGAGAGGAACACTGCCACCCCGCTCAGCACCTTCCCCCACCAGCCCCGGCACGAGCCCACCGGCCGCTCGCCCGTCGACAGCCTCAGCAGCAACACCAGCTCCTACGAAGGCAGCAGTGAGCGGGACGATCCCGCCCGCCCCGATTTCGGCTCATCCCTGGGCCTCCTGCGACCCACCAGCGAGCCCGAGGGGGAGAGCCCCTCCGTAAAGCGCATGCGGTTGGATACCTGGGTCACATAA
- the MEF2D gene encoding myocyte-specific enhancer factor 2D isoform X2: MGRKKIQIQRITDERNRQVTFTKRKFGLMKKAYELSVLCDCEIALIIFNHSNKLFQYASTDMDKVLLKYTEYNEPHESRTNADIIEALNKKHRECESPEGDEVFALTPQTEEKYKKIDEEFDKMMQSYRLASTVPAPNFAMPVTVPVTNQNTLQFSNPGSSLVTQSLVTSSLTDPRLLSPQQPALQRNTVSPGLPQRPASAGAMLGGDLNNTNGACPSPVGNGYVSARASPGLLPVSNGSSLGKIIPAKSPPPPSHGTQLAANSRKPDLRVITSQSGKGLMHHLTEDHLALQNTQRLGVSQATHSLTTPVVSVATPSLLTQGLPFSAMPTAYNTDYQLTSAELSSLPAFSSPGGLSLGNISAWQQQQQQQQQQQQQQQQQQQQQQQQQQQQQQQQPPQPQQQPQQQHLVPVSLGNLIQGSHLSHTTTLTVNTNPNISIKSEPVSPNRERNTATPLSTFPHQPRHEPTGRSPVDSLSSNTSSYEGSSERDDPARPDFGSSLGLLRPTSEPEGESPSVKRMRLDTWVT, from the exons atggggagaaaaaagatcCAGATCCAGCGGATCACGGACGAGCGCAATCGGCAG GTGACCTTCACCAAGCGCAAGTTCGGCTTGATGAAGAAGGCCTACGAGCTGAGTGTCCTGTGTGACTGCGAGATTGCCCTCATCATCTTCAACCACTCCAACAAGCTGTTCCAGTATGCCAGCACCGACATGGACAAGGTGCTGCTCAAGTACACCGAGTACAACGAGCCCCACGAGAGCCGGACCAACGCCGACATCATTGAG GCGCTGAACAAGAAGCACAGGGAGTGCGAGAGCCCGGAAGGGGATGAAGTGTTTGCGCTGACCCCGCAGACGGAAGAGAAATATAAAAAGATTGATGAGGAGTTTGATAAAATGATGCAGAGTTACCGGCTCGCA TCCACAGTGCCCGCTCCAAACTTCGCCATGCCCGTGACGGTGCCAGTGACCAACCAAAACACACTGCAGTTCAGCAACCCGGGCAGCTCGCTGGTGACCCAGTCCCTGGTGACCTCCTCGCTGACAGACCCCCGGCTCCTGTCGCCGCAGCAGCCTGCGTTGCAGAGGAACACGGTGTCCCCGGGGCTGCCGCAGCGGCCAGCCAGCGCAG GGGCGATGCTTGGGGGAGACCTGAACAACACGAACGGAGCCTGCCCGAGCCCCGTGG GAAATGGCTACGTGAGTGCCAGAGCCTCTCCGGGTCTCCTTCCCGTGTCCAatggcagcagcctgggcaaGATCATCCCGGCCAAgtccccgccgccgccctcgCACGGCACGCAGCTCGCCGCCAACAGCCGCAAGCCGGACCTGCGCGTGATCACCTCGCAGAGCGGGAAGGGGCTGATGCATCATCTG ACCGAGGACCACTTGGCTCTG CAAAACACACAGCGGTTGGGTGTCTCTCAGGCAACTCACTCTCTGACCACACCAGTTGTTTCCGTGGCGACTCCGAGTTTGCTGACACAGGGGCTGCCCTTCTCGGCCATGCCCACAGCGTACAACACAG aTTATCAGCTGACGAGCGCTGAGCTATCCTCGCTGCCGGCGTTCAGCTCACCTGGAGGGCTGTCCCTTGGCAACAtctctgcctggcagcagcagcagcagcaacagcagcagcaacagcagcagcagcaacaacaacagcaacagcagcagcagcaacaacagcagcagcagcagcagcagccgccgcagccgcagcagcagccgcagcagcagcacctggtcCCGGTGTCACTAGGAAACTTAAT ACAAGGGAGTCACTTGTCCCACACCACCACTTTGACTGTCAACACCAACCCCAACATCAGCATCAAGTCGGAGCCCGTCTCGCCCAACCGGGAGAGGAACACTGCCACCCCGCTCAGCACCTTCCCCCACCAGCCCCGGCACGAGCCCACCGGCCGCTCGCCCGTCGACAGCCTCAGCAGCAACACCAGCTCCTACGAAGGCAGCAGTGAGCGGGACGATCCCGCCCGCCCCGATTTCGGCTCATCCCTGGGCCTCCTGCGACCCACCAGCGAGCCCGAGGGGGAGAGCCCCTCCGTAAAGCGCATGCGGTTGGATACCTGGGTCACATAA
- the MEF2D gene encoding myocyte-specific enhancer factor 2D isoform X3, with product MGRKKIQIQRITDERNRQVTFTKRKFGLMKKAYELSVLCDCEIALIIFNHSNKLFQYASTDMDKVLLKYTEYNEPHESRTNADIIETLRKKGFNGCDSPEPDGDDSIDQSPLMEDKYRKGSEDLDILFKRYGSTVPAPNFAMPVTVPVTNQNTLQFSNPGSSLVTQSLVTSSLTDPRLLSPQQPALQRNTVSPGLPQRPASAGAMLGGDLNNTNGACPSPVGNGYVSARASPGLLPVSNGSSLGKIIPAKSPPPPSHGTQLAANSRKPDLRVITSQSGKGLMHHLQNTQRLGVSQATHSLTTPVVSVATPSLLTQGLPFSAMPTAYNTDYQLTSAELSSLPAFSSPGGLSLGNISAWQQQQQQQQQQQQQQQQQQQQQQQQQQQQQQQQPPQPQQQPQQQHLVPVSLGNLIQGSHLSHTTTLTVNTNPNISIKSEPVSPNRERNTATPLSTFPHQPRHEPTGRSPVDSLSSNTSSYEGSSERDDPARPDFGSSLGLLRPTSEPEGESPSVKRMRLDTWVT from the exons atggggagaaaaaagatcCAGATCCAGCGGATCACGGACGAGCGCAATCGGCAG GTGACCTTCACCAAGCGCAAGTTCGGCTTGATGAAGAAGGCCTACGAGCTGAGTGTCCTGTGTGACTGCGAGATTGCCCTCATCATCTTCAACCACTCCAACAAGCTGTTCCAGTATGCCAGCACCGACATGGACAAGGTGCTGCTCAAGTACACCGAGTACAACGAGCCCCACGAGAGCCGGACCAACGCCGACATCATTGAG ACGTTAAGAAAGAAAGGTTTTAACGGCTGTGACAGCCCAGAGCCCGACGGCGACGACTCCATAGACCAGAGCCCCTTGATGGAGGATAAATACCGCAAAGGCAGCGAGGATCTGGATATCCTGTTCAAGCGATACGGT TCCACAGTGCCCGCTCCAAACTTCGCCATGCCCGTGACGGTGCCAGTGACCAACCAAAACACACTGCAGTTCAGCAACCCGGGCAGCTCGCTGGTGACCCAGTCCCTGGTGACCTCCTCGCTGACAGACCCCCGGCTCCTGTCGCCGCAGCAGCCTGCGTTGCAGAGGAACACGGTGTCCCCGGGGCTGCCGCAGCGGCCAGCCAGCGCAG GGGCGATGCTTGGGGGAGACCTGAACAACACGAACGGAGCCTGCCCGAGCCCCGTGG GAAATGGCTACGTGAGTGCCAGAGCCTCTCCGGGTCTCCTTCCCGTGTCCAatggcagcagcctgggcaaGATCATCCCGGCCAAgtccccgccgccgccctcgCACGGCACGCAGCTCGCCGCCAACAGCCGCAAGCCGGACCTGCGCGTGATCACCTCGCAGAGCGGGAAGGGGCTGATGCATCATCTG CAAAACACACAGCGGTTGGGTGTCTCTCAGGCAACTCACTCTCTGACCACACCAGTTGTTTCCGTGGCGACTCCGAGTTTGCTGACACAGGGGCTGCCCTTCTCGGCCATGCCCACAGCGTACAACACAG aTTATCAGCTGACGAGCGCTGAGCTATCCTCGCTGCCGGCGTTCAGCTCACCTGGAGGGCTGTCCCTTGGCAACAtctctgcctggcagcagcagcagcagcaacagcagcagcaacagcagcagcagcaacaacaacagcaacagcagcagcagcaacaacagcagcagcagcagcagcagccgccgcagccgcagcagcagccgcagcagcagcacctggtcCCGGTGTCACTAGGAAACTTAAT ACAAGGGAGTCACTTGTCCCACACCACCACTTTGACTGTCAACACCAACCCCAACATCAGCATCAAGTCGGAGCCCGTCTCGCCCAACCGGGAGAGGAACACTGCCACCCCGCTCAGCACCTTCCCCCACCAGCCCCGGCACGAGCCCACCGGCCGCTCGCCCGTCGACAGCCTCAGCAGCAACACCAGCTCCTACGAAGGCAGCAGTGAGCGGGACGATCCCGCCCGCCCCGATTTCGGCTCATCCCTGGGCCTCCTGCGACCCACCAGCGAGCCCGAGGGGGAGAGCCCCTCCGTAAAGCGCATGCGGTTGGATACCTGGGTCACATAA
- the MEF2D gene encoding myocyte-specific enhancer factor 2D isoform X4, whose amino-acid sequence MGRKKIQIQRITDERNRQVTFTKRKFGLMKKAYELSVLCDCEIALIIFNHSNKLFQYASTDMDKVLLKYTEYNEPHESRTNADIIEALNKKHRECESPEGDEVFALTPQTEEKYKKIDEEFDKMMQSYRLASTVPAPNFAMPVTVPVTNQNTLQFSNPGSSLVTQSLVTSSLTDPRLLSPQQPALQRNTVSPGLPQRPASAGAMLGGDLNNTNGACPSPVGNGYVSARASPGLLPVSNGSSLGKIIPAKSPPPPSHGTQLAANSRKPDLRVITSQSGKGLMHHLQNTQRLGVSQATHSLTTPVVSVATPSLLTQGLPFSAMPTAYNTDYQLTSAELSSLPAFSSPGGLSLGNISAWQQQQQQQQQQQQQQQQQQQQQQQQQQQQQQQQPPQPQQQPQQQHLVPVSLGNLIQGSHLSHTTTLTVNTNPNISIKSEPVSPNRERNTATPLSTFPHQPRHEPTGRSPVDSLSSNTSSYEGSSERDDPARPDFGSSLGLLRPTSEPEGESPSVKRMRLDTWVT is encoded by the exons atggggagaaaaaagatcCAGATCCAGCGGATCACGGACGAGCGCAATCGGCAG GTGACCTTCACCAAGCGCAAGTTCGGCTTGATGAAGAAGGCCTACGAGCTGAGTGTCCTGTGTGACTGCGAGATTGCCCTCATCATCTTCAACCACTCCAACAAGCTGTTCCAGTATGCCAGCACCGACATGGACAAGGTGCTGCTCAAGTACACCGAGTACAACGAGCCCCACGAGAGCCGGACCAACGCCGACATCATTGAG GCGCTGAACAAGAAGCACAGGGAGTGCGAGAGCCCGGAAGGGGATGAAGTGTTTGCGCTGACCCCGCAGACGGAAGAGAAATATAAAAAGATTGATGAGGAGTTTGATAAAATGATGCAGAGTTACCGGCTCGCA TCCACAGTGCCCGCTCCAAACTTCGCCATGCCCGTGACGGTGCCAGTGACCAACCAAAACACACTGCAGTTCAGCAACCCGGGCAGCTCGCTGGTGACCCAGTCCCTGGTGACCTCCTCGCTGACAGACCCCCGGCTCCTGTCGCCGCAGCAGCCTGCGTTGCAGAGGAACACGGTGTCCCCGGGGCTGCCGCAGCGGCCAGCCAGCGCAG GGGCGATGCTTGGGGGAGACCTGAACAACACGAACGGAGCCTGCCCGAGCCCCGTGG GAAATGGCTACGTGAGTGCCAGAGCCTCTCCGGGTCTCCTTCCCGTGTCCAatggcagcagcctgggcaaGATCATCCCGGCCAAgtccccgccgccgccctcgCACGGCACGCAGCTCGCCGCCAACAGCCGCAAGCCGGACCTGCGCGTGATCACCTCGCAGAGCGGGAAGGGGCTGATGCATCATCTG CAAAACACACAGCGGTTGGGTGTCTCTCAGGCAACTCACTCTCTGACCACACCAGTTGTTTCCGTGGCGACTCCGAGTTTGCTGACACAGGGGCTGCCCTTCTCGGCCATGCCCACAGCGTACAACACAG aTTATCAGCTGACGAGCGCTGAGCTATCCTCGCTGCCGGCGTTCAGCTCACCTGGAGGGCTGTCCCTTGGCAACAtctctgcctggcagcagcagcagcagcaacagcagcagcaacagcagcagcagcaacaacaacagcaacagcagcagcagcaacaacagcagcagcagcagcagcagccgccgcagccgcagcagcagccgcagcagcagcacctggtcCCGGTGTCACTAGGAAACTTAAT ACAAGGGAGTCACTTGTCCCACACCACCACTTTGACTGTCAACACCAACCCCAACATCAGCATCAAGTCGGAGCCCGTCTCGCCCAACCGGGAGAGGAACACTGCCACCCCGCTCAGCACCTTCCCCCACCAGCCCCGGCACGAGCCCACCGGCCGCTCGCCCGTCGACAGCCTCAGCAGCAACACCAGCTCCTACGAAGGCAGCAGTGAGCGGGACGATCCCGCCCGCCCCGATTTCGGCTCATCCCTGGGCCTCCTGCGACCCACCAGCGAGCCCGAGGGGGAGAGCCCCTCCGTAAAGCGCATGCGGTTGGATACCTGGGTCACATAA